The Argopecten irradians isolate NY chromosome 6, Ai_NY, whole genome shotgun sequence genome has a window encoding:
- the LOC138325260 gene encoding uncharacterized protein has translation MDCGVDDDPALGSEDQVSGFLNRLVDQSISDLIEEDETLGEFEDEQTPLPDFDNKDKKPKKKEFSSSKSLPCLKKQMDNIQKPQMSRTSSQPIVNKKLPDVDFEDLDLRRFLLTKQYRKAMVDQYINHVPVVREEPDGLRRVPITDLRYDPTESDTATDTAAYAIGNESISNQTPGQSGAASNKENADPSSSKDKVNNHINDFLDASLMEMADETAAMILMQDNENEMYKDVRQSISPVSYCKKTKKEMENELCQNERNENQRIGTVDIVKEAEKEFLKDEDGSISQQAPTVIVEKDVTDTKESLDVDETAVTAKSSSRSLFGFLFNRRRSNGSLKLRFPFHGLLCCTAQVESEDNVNDNKNHCRTKKRGFLRRVVSCLRKRGGKVAPVNDT, from the exons ATGGATTGTGGTGTCGATGATGACCCTGCTCTGGGTTCAGAAGACCAAGTGTCTGGTTTCCTGAACCGCCTAGTGGACCAATCGATAAGCGACCTAATTGAAGAAGATGAAACTTTAGGCGAGTTTGAAGACGAACAAACTCCTCTGCCTGATTTTGACAATAAGGATAAGAAACCAAAAAAGAAAGAATTCTCATCTTCAAAGTCCCTGCCTTGTTTGAAAAAGCAAATGGATAATATACAAAAACCTCAGATGTCAAGAACAAGCTCACAACCCATTGTCAACAAGAAGCTCCCAGATGTGGATTTCGAGGATTTGGATTTAAGACGTTTCCTATTGACTAAGCAGTACAGGAAGGCAATGGTTGACCAATACATTAACCACGTCCCTGTGGTTAGGGAGGAACCCGATGGACTAAGAAGAGTACCAATAACAGACCTCAGATATGATCCTACAGAAAGCGATACAGCTACAGACACAGCAGCATATGCCATTGGCAATGAGAGCATTTCAAACCAAACACCTGGTCAGTCTGGTGCTGCGAGCAATAAAGAAAATGCAGATCCATCATCAAGTAAAGACAAAGTTAATaatcatataaatgactttctTGATGCATCCCTCATGGAAATGGCTGACGAAACAGCAGCGATGATTTTGATGCAAGACAACGAAAACGAAATGTACAAAGACGTCAGGCAGTCAATTTCACCAGTCTCTTATTGTAAAAAGACCAAGAAAGAAATGGAGAACGAACTATGccaaaatgaaagaaatgaaaatcaGAGGATTGGAACAGTCGACATTGTAAAGGAGGCAGAGAAAGAGTTCCTCAAAGACGAAGATGGTAGTATTAGTCAGCAAGCACCAACTGTCATTGTCGAGAAAGATGTTACTGACACCAAAGAGAGTTTGG ACGTGGACGAGACTGCTGTCACTGCGAAATCATCATCTCGGAGTCTCTTCGGATTTTTATTCAAT AGAAGAAGATCTAACGGTTCGCTTAAGTTGAGGTTCCCTTTTCACGGACTGTTATGTTGTACAGCTCAAG TTGAGAGCGAGGACAATGTCAATGACAACAAGAACCACTGCCGTACCAAGAAACGCGGTTTTTTAAGGAGAGTAGTCTCATGTCTGAGGAAGAGAGGAGGCAAGGTGGCCCCTGTTAATGATACATGA